The following coding sequences lie in one Rutidosis leptorrhynchoides isolate AG116_Rl617_1_P2 chromosome 6, CSIRO_AGI_Rlap_v1, whole genome shotgun sequence genomic window:
- the LOC139853577 gene encoding uncharacterized protein yields MKIVSYNLRGFCSGKECKVGDVKKLIRSEKPSFLALKETKKHLVNFQWIQSLWGSTECDFIQQEMIGKSGGQLLIWDKKMFEATDVIKIDRVVGKRGVLKNNGLILIVLNIYGPHEDSKKETLWDSLSNLLSRKDDEIWVLGGDFNEVRNQDERLNCEFIEYRARRFNSFIKKAIAVWDNLSAIALERTKSDHCPIVLKDEEKNFGPKPFRFFDAWLDVDGIDQVVIDKWVNSCIAANRLDCKFLNKLKEVKEALKSWSKSSFGQLDGEIDTLKSLAHSLELKAETGLLDSTEAVLWKDTRKKWFEKENIKISMLRKKARVRWAVEGDENTKFFHSIIRHNYSRSNIHGLTLNGSWNDNPQAIKEAALSHFKARFQESDVIRPSLEDLSYPSISLDDAANLECKFTEKEILEAINECGSTKDPGPDGFNMRFFKKYWENIKSELVDAISWFWEKGEISRGCNASFVTLVPKKNDPLCLNDYRPISLIGSYYKIVAKLISNRLRKVLLGLIGPEQSAFLKGRFILDGALIVNETIDYLKANKKKGFILKADFEKAFDSLNWNFLMDVMKSMGFGKRWRDWILACLKSESISILVNGSPTPEFRLERGVRQGDPLSPFLFILAAEGLNILTKAAIDKGVEVSEINPLASHIGCQVGNFPFIYLGLPIGAKMNSLKDWGTVVDKFNSRLSGWKMRSMSFGGRLVLIKSVLSSLPLYYFSIFRASSCVIKVLERVRRSFFWGGSGSGSKMSWWWWRFKTETDSLWTKVIRSIHGASGGLLSDNDLPPKYGVWNNIILAGKNLEDLQVGFKDSFEKSVGNGGNTLFWKELWVGNDKLCNLFPRLFKLEIYPDATVNDRMVVNGLEQLNFSWKRELSGRVLTEFEGLQQILSTAALVLNKEDQLSCPFAPQGVFSVSKLSMASDDKLLDEFSAGQKIILNKLVPKKLEIFVWRAVKKKLPVRVELDKCGIDLHSTWCPLCDDSLESVDHSLIFCKHAMEVWDRVFKWWNMGSFNNFSLSELLLEHNQSLHSISSIGRSIWLAIKWIGAYLIWKNRNNKVFCDKNWIPRVALNEIQTISFDWISNRLKGRKIDWQTWMSNPVAYLNLL; encoded by the exons ATGAAGATTGTTAGTTATAATTTGAGGGGTTTTTGTTCGGGTAAAGAATGTAAAGTCGGGGATGTAAAGAAACTGATTAGAAGTGAGAAACCATCGTTTTTAGCTCTAAAAGAAACTAAAAAACATTTAGTCAATTTTCAATGGATCCAAAGTCTATGGGGATCAACTGAATGCGATTTCATACAACAAGAGATGATCGGCAAGTCGGGAGGGCAACTTTTGATATGGGATAAAAAAATGTTCGAGGCTACTGATGTGATTAAAATTGATAGGGTTGTGGGTAAAAGGGGGGTGTTGAAAAACAATGGGTTGATTCTTATTGTTCTTAATATCTACGGGCCTCATGAGGACTCCAAAAAAGAAACTTTATGGGACTCCTTATCAAACCTGTTGTCGAGGAAAGATGATGAGATATGGGTGTTGGGTGGTGACTTCAATGAGGTAAGAAATCAGGATGAGCGTTTGAATTGTGAATTCATAGAATATCGAGCTAGGCGTTTCAATAGTTTCATAA AAAAAGCAATCGCTGTTTGGGATAATCTGTCCGCAATAGCTTTAGAGAGAACGAAATCAGACCATTGCCCTATTGTCCTTAAAGATGAAGAGAAAAATTTTGGTCCGAAACCTTTTAGATTTTTTGATGCTTGGTTGGATGTGGATGGGATCGATCAGGTGGTTATAGATAAGTGGGTAAATTCTTGTATTGCGGCTAATAGGTTAGATTGTAAGTTTTTGAATAAGTTAAAGGAAGTTAAAGAAGCACTTAAGTCGTGGAGCAAGTCTAGTTTTGGTCAGTTGGATGGCGAAATTGATACACTTAAAAGTCTTGCTCATTCATTAGAATTAAAAGCTGAAACAGGTCTCTTGGATTCGACAGAAGCTGTTCTATGGAAGGATACGAGGAAAAAGTGGTTCGAAAAAGAGAATATAAAAATTAGTATGTTAAGAAAAAAGGCTAGAGTTCGCTGGGCTGTTGAGGGAGATGAAAACACGAAATTCTTCCACTCTATAATCCGTCACAATTATAGCAGAAGTAATATACACGGGCTTACTTTAAATGGGTCCTGGAATGATAACCCACAAGCTATTAAGGAGGCTGCCTTGTCCCATTTTAAGGCACGATTCCAGGAGTCTGATGTAATCAGGCCATCCCTAGAGGACCTGTCATACCCGTCAATCTCATTAGATGATGCTGCCAATCTTGAATGCAAATTTACAGAGAAGGAAATTTTAGAAGCTATCAACGAATGTGGGAGTACGAAGGATCCGGGACCCGACGGGTTTAATATGAGATTTTTTAAGAAATATTGGGAAAATATCAAAAGTGAACTTGTGGATGCAATATCGTGGTTTTGGGAAAAAGGGGAGATTTCGAGAGGGTGTAACGCGTCGTTTGTTACTCTTGTTCCAAAAAAGAATGACCCCTTATGTTTGAATGATTACCGCCCAATTAGCTTAATTGGTAGCTATTATAAAATAGTTGCTAAATTGATATCAAATCGGCTTAGAAAAGTACTTCTCGGGTTAATCGGTCCGGAGCAAAGTGCCTTCCTAAAAGGGCGTTTTATACTTGATGGGGCCTTAATTGTAAATGAAACAATCGACTACTTGAAAGCTAATAAGAAAAAAGGGTTTATTCTAAAAGCAGATTTTGAGAAGGCTTTCGATAGCCTTAATTGGAATTTTCTAATGGACGTTATGAAAAGTATGGGGTTCGGGAAACGATGGAGGGATTGGATTCTTGCGTGTTTAAAGTCGGAATCAATCTCTATTCTAGTTAATGGGTCTCCTACCCCGGAATTTAGACTAGAAAGAGGAGTTAGGCAAGGTGACCCTTTATCcccgtttttatttattttagcggCCGAGGGGTTGAACATTTTAACGAAAGCCGCCATAGACAAAG GTGTTGAGGTTTCGGAAATTAATCCGCTAGCATCACACATTGGTTGTCAAGTGGGTAATTTTCCTTTTATTTACCTAGGATTACCTATTGGGGCGAAGATGAACTCGTTAAAAGATTGGGGTACGGTTGTTGATAAATTTAATAGTAGGCTTTCGGGTTGGAAGATGCGTTCGATGTCGTTTGGGGGAAGATTAGTGTTGATTAAATCGGTTCTCTCGAGCTTACCATTGTACTACTTCTCAATATTTCGTGCATCATCTTGTGTGATTAAAGTTCTTGAGAGGGTGAGGCGgtctttcttttggggcgggtcggggtcGGGTTCTAAAATGTCGTGG tggtggtggaggtttaaaaccgaaaccgatTCACTTTGGACAAAAGTTATTCGTAGTATCCATGGCGCAAGCGGTGGACTACTCTCGGATAACGATTTGCCCCCAAAATATGGTGTATGGAATAATATTATCTTAGCAGGAAAAAATTTGGAAGACTTGCAGGTCGGTTTTAAAGACAGTTTCGAGAAATCGGTGGGTAACGGAGGCAATACATTGTTTTGGAAAGAGCTTTGGGTAGGCAATGACAAGCTTTGTAATCTTTTCCCAAGATTATTCAAGCTAGAGATTTATCCCGATGCCACTGTTAATGATCGAATGGTGGTCAATGGTTTGGAGCAGCTAAATTTCAGTTGGAAACGTGAACTTTCAGGAAGAGTTTTAACAGAATTCGAAGGTTTACAGCAGATCCTGTCAACAGCCGCTCTAGTGCTCAACAAAGAAGATCAGCTTAGTTGTCCCTTTGCTCCTCAAGGTGTGTTCAGCGTCAGCAAATTGTCGATGGCTTCTGATGATAAACTTCTGGACGAGTTTTCTGCAGGTCAAAAAATAATACTCAACAAGTTAGTACCGAAAAAGTTGGAAATTTTTGTCTGGAGAGCCGTAAAGAAAAAGCTTCCCGTAAGAGTCGAGCTCGATAAATGTGGGATCGATCTCCATAGCACCTGGTGTCCATTATGCGACGACAGCTTGGAATCGGTTGATCATAGTCTCATTTTTTGTAAACACGCGATGGAGGTATGGGATCGGGTATTTAAGTGGTGGAACATGGGGTCGTTCAATAACTTCTCCTTATCCGAATTGCTCCTAGAACATAATCAGTCTCTCCACTCAATATCGTCTATTGGTAGATCTATTTGGCTTGCAATTAAATGGATTGGTGCGTATCTCATTTGGAAAAACCGAAACAATAAAGTGTTCTGTGACAAAAATTGGATCCCACGGGTTGCTCTTAATGAAATACAAACTATTTCGTTTGATTGGATCTCCAATAGATTAAAAGGGAGGAAAATTGATTGGCAAACGTGGATGTCTAACCCGGTCGCTTATCTCAATTTATTGTAG